From the genome of Excalfactoria chinensis isolate bCotChi1 chromosome 14, bCotChi1.hap2, whole genome shotgun sequence, one region includes:
- the EPN2 gene encoding epsin-2 isoform X1, which translates to MTTSSIRRQMKNIVNNYSEAEIKVREATSNDPWGPSSSLMTEIADLTYNVVAFSEIMSMIWKRLNDHGKNWRHVYKALTLLDYLIKTGSERVAQQCKENIFAIQTLKDFQYIDRDGKDQGINVREKSKQLVSLLKDDERLKTERAQALKTKERMAQVATGVGSNQITFGRGSSQPNLSTSYSEQEYGKSGGSPASYHGSTSPRVSSELEQARPQTSGEEELQLQLALAMSREVAEQVSAREERLRRGDDLRLQMALEESRRDTIKIPKKKEHTTLLDLMDALPSSAPAPQKTEPWGPPAAVANQTDPWGGSTVAATASDPWQSFGAKPAASVDPWAAPAGSATQSLSKNVDPWAPAQPSSTAAKSSVDPWGPAPANKPLSTSGSTSFDLFSNLNGTVKDDFSEFDTLRTSKKPAESGSTLSSQHSGTTSPDLFDSQHSSMTSGKQSTARKTPESFLGPNAALVNLDSLVSKPPQPVTSLNPFLAPGAATAPTPINPFQVNQPQPLTLNQMRASPVMGTSPSFSAVPPISMEPIPLSSMAPVPVGMAPIPAMGTVASITRMGQGMNVSIAGSMTQPLHSTGIPPSASQSTNTTNPFLL; encoded by the exons atgacgACTTCGTCTATTAGGCGGCAGATGAAGAACATTGTGAACAATTACTCGGAGGCAGAAATCAAAGTCCGGGAAGCGACCTCCAATGACCCATGGGGTCCCTCAAGTTCACTGATGACTGAAATAGCAGATCTGACCTACAACGTTGTGGCCTTCTCTGAAATTATGAGCATGATCTGGAAGCGACTCAATGACCACGGCAAGAACTGGCGACACGTGTACAAGGCCCTTACTCTGTTAGATTACCTGATTAAAACTGGTTCTGAGAGAGTAGCGCAGCAGTGtaaagagaatatttttgctATCCAAACGTTGAAAGATTTCCAGTATATCGATCGAGATGGTAAAGACCAGGGCATCAATGTAAGGGAGAAATCTAAGCAGCTTGTGTCTCTGCTGAAGGATGATGAGCGACTGAAGACAGAGAGGGCCCAGGCACTGAAGACCAAAGAACGCATGGCTCAGGTGGCCACCGGGGTGGGCAGCAACCAGATCACCTTTGGTCGGGGATCCAGTCAACCCAACTTATCCACCAGCTACTCGGAGCAGGAGTATGGCAAGTCTGGAGGCTCCCCAGCATCCTATCATGGCT CAACGTCCCCTCGAGTTTCCTCCGAGCTGGAGCAGGCCCGGCCCCAAACCAGTGGggaagaggagctgcagctgcagttggcgttgGCCATGAGTCGGGAGGTGGCGGAGCAGGTCAGTGCCCGT GAGGAGCGCCTCAGACGCGGAGATGATCTGAGATTACAGATGGCTCTGGAGGAGAGTCGCAGAGACACAATTAAAATTCCCAAAAAGAAGGAG CATACTACTCTTTTGGACCTAATGGATGCCCTGCCCTCATCAGCACCGGccccacagaaaacagagcCCTGGGgacctcctgctgctgttgcaaACCAAACCGATCCCTGGGGAGGATCCACAGTTGCAGCTACTGCCTCTGACCCGTGGCAGTCATTTG GTGCCAAACCAGCTGCTTCCGTTGACCCgtgggcagcaccagcaggATCTGCAACTCAGTCTCTGTCCAAAAATGTTGACCCGTGGGCTCCTGCTCAGCCATCTTCTACTGCAGCAAAATCTTCGGTGGATCCCTGGGGACCAGCACCTGCAAACAAACCGCTCTCTACTTCTG GAAGTACATCTTTTGACCTCTTCAGTAATTTGAATGGTACAGTTAAAGATGATTTTTCTGAATTTGACACACTTCGAACTTCCAAAAAGCCAG CTGAATCAGGTTCCACTTTGTCGTCCCAGCATAGCGGTACCACAAGTCCTGATCTCTTTGATTCCCAACACTCAAGCATGACATCAGGCAAACAGAGCACAGCTCGGAAAACCCCTGAGTCTTTTTTGGGCCCCAATGCTGCTCTGGTGAACCTGGATTCACTGGTGTCCAAACCACCGCAACCTGTAACTTCACTGAATCCATTCTTGGCACCAG GTGCAGCTACAGCACCAACTCCAATCAACCCCTTCCAAGTGAATCAGCCTCAGCCACTCACTCTAAATCAGATGAGAGCAAGTCCTGTGATGGGAACCAGTCcttctttcagtgctgtgcCACCAATAAGCATGGAGCCAATACCTCTGTCTTCCATGGCCCCAGTGCCTGTGGGAATGGCACCGATACCAGCTATGGGCACTGTGGCATCCATAACAAGGATGGGCCAGGGGATGAACGTGAGCATTGCAGGATCAATGACCCAACCTCTTCACAGTACAGGAATCCCGCCGTCAGCATCCCAGTCTACAAATACAACTAACCCTTTTCTCCTATAA
- the EPN2 gene encoding epsin-2 isoform X3, protein MTTSSIRRQMKNIVNNYSEAEIKVREATSNDPWGPSSSLMTEIADLTYNVVAFSEIMSMIWKRLNDHGKNWRHVYKALTLLDYLIKTGSERVAQQCKENIFAIQTLKDFQYIDRDGKDQGINVREKSKQLVSLLKDDERLKTERAQALKTKERMAQVATGVGSNQITFGRGSSQPNLSTSYSEQEYGKSGGSPASYHGSTSPRVSSELEQARPQTSGEEELQLQLALAMSREVAEQVSAREERLRRGDDLRLQMALEESRRDTIKIPKKKEHTTLLDLMDALPSSAPAPQKTEPWGPPAAVANQTDPWGGSTVAATASDPWQSFGAKPAASVDPWAAPAGSATQSLSKNVDPWAPAQPSSTAAKSSVDPWGPAPANKPLSTSAESGSTLSSQHSGTTSPDLFDSQHSSMTSGKQSTARKTPESFLGPNAALVNLDSLVSKPPQPVTSLNPFLAPGAATAPTPINPFQVNQPQPLTLNQMRASPVMGTSPSFSAVPPISMEPIPLSSMAPVPVGMAPIPAMGTVASITRMGQGMNVSIAGSMTQPLHSTGIPPSASQSTNTTNPFLL, encoded by the exons atgacgACTTCGTCTATTAGGCGGCAGATGAAGAACATTGTGAACAATTACTCGGAGGCAGAAATCAAAGTCCGGGAAGCGACCTCCAATGACCCATGGGGTCCCTCAAGTTCACTGATGACTGAAATAGCAGATCTGACCTACAACGTTGTGGCCTTCTCTGAAATTATGAGCATGATCTGGAAGCGACTCAATGACCACGGCAAGAACTGGCGACACGTGTACAAGGCCCTTACTCTGTTAGATTACCTGATTAAAACTGGTTCTGAGAGAGTAGCGCAGCAGTGtaaagagaatatttttgctATCCAAACGTTGAAAGATTTCCAGTATATCGATCGAGATGGTAAAGACCAGGGCATCAATGTAAGGGAGAAATCTAAGCAGCTTGTGTCTCTGCTGAAGGATGATGAGCGACTGAAGACAGAGAGGGCCCAGGCACTGAAGACCAAAGAACGCATGGCTCAGGTGGCCACCGGGGTGGGCAGCAACCAGATCACCTTTGGTCGGGGATCCAGTCAACCCAACTTATCCACCAGCTACTCGGAGCAGGAGTATGGCAAGTCTGGAGGCTCCCCAGCATCCTATCATGGCT CAACGTCCCCTCGAGTTTCCTCCGAGCTGGAGCAGGCCCGGCCCCAAACCAGTGGggaagaggagctgcagctgcagttggcgttgGCCATGAGTCGGGAGGTGGCGGAGCAGGTCAGTGCCCGT GAGGAGCGCCTCAGACGCGGAGATGATCTGAGATTACAGATGGCTCTGGAGGAGAGTCGCAGAGACACAATTAAAATTCCCAAAAAGAAGGAG CATACTACTCTTTTGGACCTAATGGATGCCCTGCCCTCATCAGCACCGGccccacagaaaacagagcCCTGGGgacctcctgctgctgttgcaaACCAAACCGATCCCTGGGGAGGATCCACAGTTGCAGCTACTGCCTCTGACCCGTGGCAGTCATTTG GTGCCAAACCAGCTGCTTCCGTTGACCCgtgggcagcaccagcaggATCTGCAACTCAGTCTCTGTCCAAAAATGTTGACCCGTGGGCTCCTGCTCAGCCATCTTCTACTGCAGCAAAATCTTCGGTGGATCCCTGGGGACCAGCACCTGCAAACAAACCGCTCTCTACTTCTG CTGAATCAGGTTCCACTTTGTCGTCCCAGCATAGCGGTACCACAAGTCCTGATCTCTTTGATTCCCAACACTCAAGCATGACATCAGGCAAACAGAGCACAGCTCGGAAAACCCCTGAGTCTTTTTTGGGCCCCAATGCTGCTCTGGTGAACCTGGATTCACTGGTGTCCAAACCACCGCAACCTGTAACTTCACTGAATCCATTCTTGGCACCAG GTGCAGCTACAGCACCAACTCCAATCAACCCCTTCCAAGTGAATCAGCCTCAGCCACTCACTCTAAATCAGATGAGAGCAAGTCCTGTGATGGGAACCAGTCcttctttcagtgctgtgcCACCAATAAGCATGGAGCCAATACCTCTGTCTTCCATGGCCCCAGTGCCTGTGGGAATGGCACCGATACCAGCTATGGGCACTGTGGCATCCATAACAAGGATGGGCCAGGGGATGAACGTGAGCATTGCAGGATCAATGACCCAACCTCTTCACAGTACAGGAATCCCGCCGTCAGCATCCCAGTCTACAAATACAACTAACCCTTTTCTCCTATAA
- the EPN2 gene encoding epsin-2 isoform X2, with the protein MTTSSIRRQMKNIVNNYSEAEIKVREATSNDPWGPSSSLMTEIADLTYNVVAFSEIMSMIWKRLNDHGKNWRHVYKALTLLDYLIKTGSERVAQQCKENIFAIQTLKDFQYIDRDGKDQGINVREKSKQLVSLLKDDERLKTERAQALKTKERMAQVATGVGSNQITFGRGSSQPNLSTSYSEQEYGKSGGSPASYHGSTSPRVSSELEQARPQTSGEEELQLQLALAMSREVAEQEERLRRGDDLRLQMALEESRRDTIKIPKKKEHTTLLDLMDALPSSAPAPQKTEPWGPPAAVANQTDPWGGSTVAATASDPWQSFGAKPAASVDPWAAPAGSATQSLSKNVDPWAPAQPSSTAAKSSVDPWGPAPANKPLSTSGSTSFDLFSNLNGTVKDDFSEFDTLRTSKKPAESGSTLSSQHSGTTSPDLFDSQHSSMTSGKQSTARKTPESFLGPNAALVNLDSLVSKPPQPVTSLNPFLAPGAATAPTPINPFQVNQPQPLTLNQMRASPVMGTSPSFSAVPPISMEPIPLSSMAPVPVGMAPIPAMGTVASITRMGQGMNVSIAGSMTQPLHSTGIPPSASQSTNTTNPFLL; encoded by the exons atgacgACTTCGTCTATTAGGCGGCAGATGAAGAACATTGTGAACAATTACTCGGAGGCAGAAATCAAAGTCCGGGAAGCGACCTCCAATGACCCATGGGGTCCCTCAAGTTCACTGATGACTGAAATAGCAGATCTGACCTACAACGTTGTGGCCTTCTCTGAAATTATGAGCATGATCTGGAAGCGACTCAATGACCACGGCAAGAACTGGCGACACGTGTACAAGGCCCTTACTCTGTTAGATTACCTGATTAAAACTGGTTCTGAGAGAGTAGCGCAGCAGTGtaaagagaatatttttgctATCCAAACGTTGAAAGATTTCCAGTATATCGATCGAGATGGTAAAGACCAGGGCATCAATGTAAGGGAGAAATCTAAGCAGCTTGTGTCTCTGCTGAAGGATGATGAGCGACTGAAGACAGAGAGGGCCCAGGCACTGAAGACCAAAGAACGCATGGCTCAGGTGGCCACCGGGGTGGGCAGCAACCAGATCACCTTTGGTCGGGGATCCAGTCAACCCAACTTATCCACCAGCTACTCGGAGCAGGAGTATGGCAAGTCTGGAGGCTCCCCAGCATCCTATCATGGCT CAACGTCCCCTCGAGTTTCCTCCGAGCTGGAGCAGGCCCGGCCCCAAACCAGTGGggaagaggagctgcagctgcagttggcgttgGCCATGAGTCGGGAGGTGGCGGAGCAG GAGGAGCGCCTCAGACGCGGAGATGATCTGAGATTACAGATGGCTCTGGAGGAGAGTCGCAGAGACACAATTAAAATTCCCAAAAAGAAGGAG CATACTACTCTTTTGGACCTAATGGATGCCCTGCCCTCATCAGCACCGGccccacagaaaacagagcCCTGGGgacctcctgctgctgttgcaaACCAAACCGATCCCTGGGGAGGATCCACAGTTGCAGCTACTGCCTCTGACCCGTGGCAGTCATTTG GTGCCAAACCAGCTGCTTCCGTTGACCCgtgggcagcaccagcaggATCTGCAACTCAGTCTCTGTCCAAAAATGTTGACCCGTGGGCTCCTGCTCAGCCATCTTCTACTGCAGCAAAATCTTCGGTGGATCCCTGGGGACCAGCACCTGCAAACAAACCGCTCTCTACTTCTG GAAGTACATCTTTTGACCTCTTCAGTAATTTGAATGGTACAGTTAAAGATGATTTTTCTGAATTTGACACACTTCGAACTTCCAAAAAGCCAG CTGAATCAGGTTCCACTTTGTCGTCCCAGCATAGCGGTACCACAAGTCCTGATCTCTTTGATTCCCAACACTCAAGCATGACATCAGGCAAACAGAGCACAGCTCGGAAAACCCCTGAGTCTTTTTTGGGCCCCAATGCTGCTCTGGTGAACCTGGATTCACTGGTGTCCAAACCACCGCAACCTGTAACTTCACTGAATCCATTCTTGGCACCAG GTGCAGCTACAGCACCAACTCCAATCAACCCCTTCCAAGTGAATCAGCCTCAGCCACTCACTCTAAATCAGATGAGAGCAAGTCCTGTGATGGGAACCAGTCcttctttcagtgctgtgcCACCAATAAGCATGGAGCCAATACCTCTGTCTTCCATGGCCCCAGTGCCTGTGGGAATGGCACCGATACCAGCTATGGGCACTGTGGCATCCATAACAAGGATGGGCCAGGGGATGAACGTGAGCATTGCAGGATCAATGACCCAACCTCTTCACAGTACAGGAATCCCGCCGTCAGCATCCCAGTCTACAAATACAACTAACCCTTTTCTCCTATAA
- the EPN2 gene encoding epsin-2 isoform X4 — MTTSSIRRQMKNIVNNYSEAEIKVREATSNDPWGPSSSLMTEIADLTYNVVAFSEIMSMIWKRLNDHGKNWRHVYKALTLLDYLIKTGSERVAQQCKENIFAIQTLKDFQYIDRDGKDQGINVREKSKQLVSLLKDDERLKTERAQALKTKERMAQVATGVGSNQITFGRGSSQPNLSTSYSEQEYGKSGGSPASYHGSTSPRVSSELEQARPQTSGEEELQLQLALAMSREVAEQEERLRRGDDLRLQMALEESRRDTIKIPKKKEHTTLLDLMDALPSSAPAPQKTEPWGPPAAVANQTDPWGGSTVAATASDPWQSFGAKPAASVDPWAAPAGSATQSLSKNVDPWAPAQPSSTAAKSSVDPWGPAPANKPLSTSAESGSTLSSQHSGTTSPDLFDSQHSSMTSGKQSTARKTPESFLGPNAALVNLDSLVSKPPQPVTSLNPFLAPGAATAPTPINPFQVNQPQPLTLNQMRASPVMGTSPSFSAVPPISMEPIPLSSMAPVPVGMAPIPAMGTVASITRMGQGMNVSIAGSMTQPLHSTGIPPSASQSTNTTNPFLL; from the exons atgacgACTTCGTCTATTAGGCGGCAGATGAAGAACATTGTGAACAATTACTCGGAGGCAGAAATCAAAGTCCGGGAAGCGACCTCCAATGACCCATGGGGTCCCTCAAGTTCACTGATGACTGAAATAGCAGATCTGACCTACAACGTTGTGGCCTTCTCTGAAATTATGAGCATGATCTGGAAGCGACTCAATGACCACGGCAAGAACTGGCGACACGTGTACAAGGCCCTTACTCTGTTAGATTACCTGATTAAAACTGGTTCTGAGAGAGTAGCGCAGCAGTGtaaagagaatatttttgctATCCAAACGTTGAAAGATTTCCAGTATATCGATCGAGATGGTAAAGACCAGGGCATCAATGTAAGGGAGAAATCTAAGCAGCTTGTGTCTCTGCTGAAGGATGATGAGCGACTGAAGACAGAGAGGGCCCAGGCACTGAAGACCAAAGAACGCATGGCTCAGGTGGCCACCGGGGTGGGCAGCAACCAGATCACCTTTGGTCGGGGATCCAGTCAACCCAACTTATCCACCAGCTACTCGGAGCAGGAGTATGGCAAGTCTGGAGGCTCCCCAGCATCCTATCATGGCT CAACGTCCCCTCGAGTTTCCTCCGAGCTGGAGCAGGCCCGGCCCCAAACCAGTGGggaagaggagctgcagctgcagttggcgttgGCCATGAGTCGGGAGGTGGCGGAGCAG GAGGAGCGCCTCAGACGCGGAGATGATCTGAGATTACAGATGGCTCTGGAGGAGAGTCGCAGAGACACAATTAAAATTCCCAAAAAGAAGGAG CATACTACTCTTTTGGACCTAATGGATGCCCTGCCCTCATCAGCACCGGccccacagaaaacagagcCCTGGGgacctcctgctgctgttgcaaACCAAACCGATCCCTGGGGAGGATCCACAGTTGCAGCTACTGCCTCTGACCCGTGGCAGTCATTTG GTGCCAAACCAGCTGCTTCCGTTGACCCgtgggcagcaccagcaggATCTGCAACTCAGTCTCTGTCCAAAAATGTTGACCCGTGGGCTCCTGCTCAGCCATCTTCTACTGCAGCAAAATCTTCGGTGGATCCCTGGGGACCAGCACCTGCAAACAAACCGCTCTCTACTTCTG CTGAATCAGGTTCCACTTTGTCGTCCCAGCATAGCGGTACCACAAGTCCTGATCTCTTTGATTCCCAACACTCAAGCATGACATCAGGCAAACAGAGCACAGCTCGGAAAACCCCTGAGTCTTTTTTGGGCCCCAATGCTGCTCTGGTGAACCTGGATTCACTGGTGTCCAAACCACCGCAACCTGTAACTTCACTGAATCCATTCTTGGCACCAG GTGCAGCTACAGCACCAACTCCAATCAACCCCTTCCAAGTGAATCAGCCTCAGCCACTCACTCTAAATCAGATGAGAGCAAGTCCTGTGATGGGAACCAGTCcttctttcagtgctgtgcCACCAATAAGCATGGAGCCAATACCTCTGTCTTCCATGGCCCCAGTGCCTGTGGGAATGGCACCGATACCAGCTATGGGCACTGTGGCATCCATAACAAGGATGGGCCAGGGGATGAACGTGAGCATTGCAGGATCAATGACCCAACCTCTTCACAGTACAGGAATCCCGCCGTCAGCATCCCAGTCTACAAATACAACTAACCCTTTTCTCCTATAA
- the B9D1 gene encoding B9 domain-containing protein 1: MKFVPSAAPSVPMATATGNMATAGSPSVFMVAVNGQIESGQFPGFDDLYCKFCFVYGQDWVPAAGLEEGISQITSKSDVAPTTFVWNFPIDITFKSTNPSGWPQIVVSVYGPDFFGNDVVRGYGAVHVPFTPGRHKRTIAMFVPESTSKLQKLTSWFTGRRPEFTDPKVVARGEGREVTRVRSQGFVTISFNVVTKDMKKLGYDVSPSDMQNPPLVPDTERIHKY, encoded by the exons ATGAAGTTTGTCCCTTCCGCCGCTCCGTCCGTTCCCATGGCAACGGCCACCGGCAACATGGCGACCGCCGGCAGCCCCAGCGTCTTCATGGTGGCCGTCAACGGGCAGATCGAGAGCGGGCAG TTCCCCGGCTTTGACGACCTCTACTGCAAGTTCTGCTTCGTCTACGGCCAGGACTGGGTTCCCGCAGCG GGCCTGGAGGAAGGCATCTCCCAGATCACCTCCAAGAGCGACGTCGCACCCACCACCTTCGTCTGGAACTTCCCCATCGATATCACCTTCAAGAGCACCAACCCGTCcggct GGCCGCAGATCGTAGTGAGCGTCTACGGACCCGATTTCTTTGGGAATGATGTGGTCAGAGGTTATGGAGCCGTTCACGTCCCCTTCACACCGGGAAG GCACAAAAGAACCATTGCTATGTTTGTTCCGGAGTCCACGTCCAAGCTGCAAAAGTTGACAAG ttgGTTCACGGGGAGACGTCCAGAATTTACTGACCCCAAAGTGGTAGCGcggggagaaggaagagaag TAACGAGGGTCCGATCTCAAGGCTTTGTCACCATTTCCTTCAACGTCGTGACTAAAGATATGAAGAAGCTGGGCTATGACGTGAGCCCAAGCGACATGCAGAACCCCCCTTTGGTGCCAGATACAGAAAGGATTCATAAGTATTGA